A window from Schistosoma haematobium chromosome 1, whole genome shotgun sequence encodes these proteins:
- a CDS encoding hypothetical protein (EggNog:ENOG410VAKM~COG:C): MTLYGRVLNADIGLSNSHATSVSAFLLFYMIDYALRTCQSSNKTTRNTYLFIRLRNYSISIIHAFISGLSSLICLISYPDLVGNVIDSENVFAYNIMGFATGYFVHDIYHNICGGVGLRSLEIILHHITVLTCFYVVSWYRILVCYALFGLLMELNSIFLHARKLMILLNIDPESVTYRLNAIANIITFIIFRICLTLSLFGWGIINRHKLPVVVSWILLSSFTVFTTMNLVLFYRVIIAERRILQLNHYKLSINGVMK, translated from the exons ATGACCTTGTATGGTCGAGTTTTGAATGCCGACATAGGCCTCAGTAATAGTCACGCTACTTCAGTGTCTGCATTTCTACTGTTTTACATGATTGACTATGCCCTTCGAACATGTCAATCGAGCAATAAAACTACGAGAAACACTTACTTGTTCATAAGACTAAGAAATTACTCCATCTCCATAATCCACGCTTTTATATCCGGACTAAGTTCGCTTATTTG cCTTATTTCTTATCCTGACCTAGTCGGTAATGTCATAGATTCAGAGAACGTTTTCGCTTATAATATTATGGGTTTCGCGACAG GTTACTTTGTTCACGACATTTATCATAATATATGTGGCGGTGTTGGACTAAGATCGTTGGAGATAATATTGCATCACATTACA GTTTTAACCTGCTTTTACGTTGTATCTTGGTATAGGATTCTTGTTTGTTACGCATTGTTTGGGCTTTTGATGGAGCTAAACAGCATATTTCTTCACGCAAGAAAGTTAATGATATTACTTAACATCGACCCTGAGTCAGTAACATACCGCCTTAATGCTATTGCAAATATCA TTACATTTATCATCTTTCGTATATGTCTTACACTGTCGTTATTTGGATGGGGAATCATTAACAGGCACAAGTTACCAGTTGTTGTTAGTTGGATTCTACTTTCGAGTTTCACAGTATTTACAACAATGAATTTAGTTTTGTTCTACCGTGTTATCATAGCGGAACGTCGAATCTTACAATTGAATCATTATAAACTTTCTATTAATGGTgtgatgaaataa